The Stratiformator vulcanicus genome has a segment encoding these proteins:
- a CDS encoding HNH endonuclease, which produces MNLPAAIRQQVVERANQQCEYCGIPQEQTIAPHEVDHIRSLKHGGRSETENLCLACFYCNSFKGSDIATIDPSTDELVRLFSPRLDRRDEHFRWEMTELVGRTPVRRGTVTLLQINLPERREHRRLLARFGAFPFSPRPSL; this is translated from the coding sequence ATGAATTTGCCTGCGGCAATTCGGCAGCAGGTTGTAGAGCGAGCGAATCAGCAATGCGAGTATTGCGGTATTCCGCAAGAGCAGACAATCGCACCGCATGAGGTCGATCATATCCGCTCGCTGAAGCACGGCGGACGCTCCGAGACCGAAAACTTGTGCCTCGCATGCTTCTACTGCAACTCATTTAAGGGCAGCGATATTGCCACGATTGATCCGTCAACGGATGAATTGGTTCGACTATTCAGTCCACGGCTCGATCGCCGGGATGAACACTTCCGCTGGGAAATGACCGAGTTAGTCGGTCGAACTCCCGTCAGGCGAGGAACCGTCACTCTGCTGCAAATTAATTTGCCAGAGCGTCGCGAGCATCGACGACTTCTCGCTCGATTCGGTGCGTTTCCTTTCTCGCCGCGACCGTCCCTGTAA
- the rnr gene encoding ribonuclease R, translating into MERRIVELLHSPGYKPVKPAAIARKLGLTKKHGGEFRTALANLMHAGTVVEDRKGRLRRMSEPGQFVGIYKKTRKGGFVTERAEPGGDSNHEPREAFIPPEDSLDAADRDEVSVEVRNRRGSFGKRYGRIVEVLQRARHNFVGTYLEKSGKGFVRVDGNAFDMLVEVGDPGAKGARQEDKVVIEMLRFPRHERRGEAVLVEVLGKAGEPGVDTQTIIHEYGLPTEFSTEVLEDASEQADRFDETDLNGRVDLTKETIVTIDPVDARDFDDAISLRRSKDGHWHLGVHIADVSTFVQPNSALDRSAKQRGTSVYLPGRVIPMLPEVISNGLASLQQGKVRYTKSALMEFNAEGIPVGMRYENTAIKVTRRFAYEEVMPIVNEPDKYKATVSAKIRKLLVEMYDLAMLLRQRRFAAGAIELFLPEVKLVLDRDSQVEGAEEIPHDPSHQIIEEFMLAANVAIATEMHDKGIPLIRRAHPEPDEKKLKDFAEFVGTLDYRLKQYQSREALQELLQQVKGEPQERAVNYAMLRSLKQAVYTAKEEGHYALAFEHYCHFTSPIRRYADLVVHRTINELLTQGKYRGSGPRELERIATHCSDMSRRAEAAERDLVKLKLLQFMQTRVGQTFHAVITGVERFGFFARGIEIPFEGMAHISAVEDALGEIVDYDSSAFALVARRSGRTFRLGEPIEIEVTLVDVATRKLDLKPLKASAGERPKKRKQKEQTDSPPKHEKKGPRNKNPKRNRKSKRRGRK; encoded by the coding sequence ATGGAACGCCGAATTGTTGAACTGCTGCATTCTCCCGGATACAAGCCGGTCAAACCGGCCGCGATTGCCCGCAAACTCGGGCTGACGAAAAAGCATGGCGGGGAGTTCCGAACAGCGCTGGCGAATCTGATGCACGCGGGGACGGTCGTCGAAGATCGCAAAGGGCGACTCCGTCGCATGTCCGAACCGGGACAGTTCGTCGGGATTTACAAGAAGACCCGCAAGGGAGGCTTCGTCACCGAGCGTGCAGAACCGGGCGGCGATTCTAATCACGAGCCGCGGGAAGCCTTTATTCCGCCCGAGGATTCGCTCGACGCCGCCGATCGCGACGAGGTGTCGGTTGAAGTCCGCAATCGTCGCGGCTCCTTCGGCAAGCGATACGGGCGGATCGTCGAGGTGTTACAACGCGCCCGGCACAATTTCGTCGGCACTTATCTTGAAAAAAGCGGCAAGGGTTTTGTGCGGGTCGACGGCAACGCGTTCGACATGTTGGTCGAAGTCGGCGATCCCGGCGCGAAGGGCGCCCGGCAGGAAGACAAAGTCGTCATCGAGATGCTGCGCTTCCCGCGGCATGAGCGCCGCGGCGAAGCGGTGTTGGTCGAGGTCCTGGGTAAAGCGGGTGAGCCGGGCGTCGATACGCAAACGATCATCCACGAATACGGTTTGCCGACCGAGTTCAGCACCGAAGTGCTTGAAGACGCCTCGGAACAAGCCGACCGGTTCGACGAAACCGATCTAAATGGCCGGGTCGACCTGACCAAAGAGACGATCGTCACGATCGATCCCGTCGACGCCCGCGACTTCGACGATGCGATTTCGCTGCGTCGATCCAAAGACGGTCACTGGCACCTCGGCGTGCATATCGCGGATGTCTCGACCTTCGTCCAACCCAATTCGGCTCTCGACCGATCGGCGAAGCAGCGGGGGACCAGCGTCTACCTGCCGGGGCGGGTCATCCCGATGCTGCCGGAGGTGATCTCGAACGGCCTTGCCAGTTTGCAGCAGGGCAAGGTCCGTTACACGAAGTCGGCCCTCATGGAGTTCAATGCCGAAGGCATTCCCGTCGGCATGAGATACGAGAACACCGCGATCAAGGTCACGCGGCGGTTTGCGTATGAAGAGGTCATGCCGATCGTCAATGAGCCGGACAAATACAAGGCGACGGTCTCGGCGAAGATTCGAAAGTTGCTCGTCGAGATGTACGATCTCGCGATGCTGCTGCGGCAGCGCCGGTTCGCCGCCGGGGCCATCGAACTCTTTCTGCCGGAGGTCAAACTCGTTCTCGATCGCGACAGCCAGGTCGAGGGGGCGGAGGAAATCCCGCACGACCCGAGCCATCAGATTATTGAAGAATTCATGTTGGCCGCGAATGTCGCGATCGCGACCGAAATGCACGACAAGGGCATCCCGCTGATCCGGCGGGCCCATCCGGAACCGGACGAGAAAAAGCTGAAGGATTTCGCGGAGTTCGTCGGAACACTCGACTACCGCCTAAAGCAATATCAAAGCCGAGAGGCCCTGCAGGAACTGCTTCAACAGGTCAAAGGGGAACCGCAGGAGCGAGCCGTCAATTACGCGATGCTCCGCAGTTTGAAGCAGGCCGTCTACACCGCGAAGGAAGAGGGCCACTACGCACTCGCGTTCGAGCACTACTGCCACTTCACCAGCCCGATCCGCCGCTACGCCGACCTCGTGGTGCATCGGACGATCAATGAGTTATTGACGCAGGGCAAGTACCGCGGATCGGGTCCGCGGGAGTTAGAGCGGATCGCAACGCATTGCTCTGACATGTCCCGGCGGGCCGAAGCCGCCGAGCGCGATCTCGTCAAACTCAAGCTGCTGCAATTCATGCAGACGCGAGTCGGGCAGACGTTTCACGCGGTCATCACGGGCGTCGAACGCTTCGGCTTCTTCGCCCGGGGAATCGAGATTCCCTTTGAAGGCATGGCTCACATTTCGGCGGTGGAGGACGCGCTCGGCGAGATCGTCGACTACGACTCGTCGGCATTCGCCCTCGTGGCCCGTCGATCGGGCCGCACGTTTCGCCTGGGTGAGCCGATCGAAATCGAAGTCACGCTGGTCGACGTCGCCACACGAAAACTTGACCTGAAGCCGCTGAAGGCATCCGCCGGCGAACGGCCAAAAAAGCGAAAACAGAAAGAACAGACGGACTCCCCGCCAAAGCACGAGAAAAAGGGTCCCCGCAACAAGAACCCGAAGCGAAATCGCAAGAGCAAGCGAAGGGGGCGGAAGTAG